From the Leptospira kanakyensis genome, the window TAACGAATTAGCGGAGACGACGTTCCCCGACCCTGAGTCCCAACGGGACGTTAGGGACTGGCATGTAGCTTGCGTATGCGAGCGAATGCCAGAAGGGGAATGTGGCAAAGCCCAAGCGAGGCCGTAAGTGCCGAAGCGCAGCGTTTCCGCGCTGTTATACGCTGGTTGCTACTATAAGATTAAAGTTTATCCCAGTTAGGAAGTTTATCTTTCTTTCCAACTTTTCCCATAACTTTTTTGAATCCATCTTCAATTGATTCTTTAGTTTTTCCTTGAATTCGTTTTTTGAGAAGGTTTGCAGTATCAATATCGCTTATACCTCTTGTAAAAGCATATAAAGCAAATTGATTAAGAGAAACACCCTGCGTAGCAGCAGTTTTTTCAATTCTCTCTTTCAAATCTTCAGGAATACGAATAGTTAAAACATTTTTCTTATTCATAATTTAATCTCCAGAATTTAGCAAAATCAGTAGGTGTGATAACTTTAAAAGAATCAAATTTGAGTTCATTTTTAAGATTAAAATCCTTAATATTTGAAGTAATTAAGTATCTACTGTTACTAGCAAAAGCAAGTTCGACAAAGAGATTATCGTTTTCG encodes:
- a CDS encoding toxin-antitoxin system HicB family antitoxin — encoded protein: MNKKNVLTIRIPEDLKERIEKTAATQGVSLNQFALYAFTRGISDIDTANLLKKRIQGKTKESIEDGFKKVMGKVGKKDKLPNWDKL